One region of Bosea sp. 29B genomic DNA includes:
- a CDS encoding alpha/beta hydrolase — MTNIDSLFPGFEARWIDGPVGKIFARVGGEGPPVVLIHGFPQTHAEWHEMAGELAKTHTVVCPDLRGYGWSAAPHGDDGKALYGKRGMGEDIVAAMSTLGFNRFAVIGHDRGARVAYRLALDHPGRVERLVLLDILPTVSMWEGMNAARAMQVYHWTFLAQPEPVPEKLIQADPAGWLDHTIASWTRAKKIEAFHPLAMAAYVDSFDDPSRIHAACEDYRAGATTDLDHDKADLGAGKKILCPVLVLWGEAGIPAKGASPLAIWRETFAPQAEGQAIVSGHFLPEENPQDTLAAVKPFLAQPLS; from the coding sequence ATGACCAATATCGACAGCCTCTTTCCCGGTTTCGAGGCGCGCTGGATCGACGGGCCGGTCGGCAAGATCTTCGCCCGCGTCGGCGGCGAAGGGCCGCCGGTGGTGCTGATCCACGGCTTCCCGCAGACCCACGCCGAATGGCACGAGATGGCGGGCGAACTGGCGAAGACGCACACGGTCGTCTGCCCGGACCTGCGCGGCTATGGCTGGTCGGCCGCTCCGCATGGCGATGACGGCAAGGCGCTCTACGGCAAGCGTGGCATGGGCGAAGACATCGTCGCCGCGATGAGTACGCTCGGCTTCAACCGCTTCGCGGTGATCGGCCATGACCGCGGCGCCCGCGTCGCCTATCGCCTCGCACTCGACCATCCCGGCCGGGTCGAGCGGCTCGTCCTGCTCGACATCCTGCCGACCGTCTCGATGTGGGAGGGCATGAACGCAGCGCGCGCCATGCAGGTCTATCACTGGACCTTCCTCGCCCAGCCCGAGCCCGTGCCGGAGAAGCTGATCCAGGCCGACCCCGCCGGCTGGCTCGACCATACGATCGCGAGCTGGACGCGGGCCAAGAAGATCGAGGCCTTCCACCCGCTGGCGATGGCCGCCTACGTCGACTCCTTCGACGACCCCTCGCGCATCCATGCCGCCTGCGAGGATTATCGTGCCGGCGCGACCACCGATCTCGATCACGACAAGGCCGATCTCGGGGCGGGCAAAAAGATCCTCTGCCCGGTGCTGGTGCTCTGGGGCGAGGCTGGCATCCCGGCCAAGGGCGCGAGCCCACTCGCGATCTGGCGCGAGACCTTCGCACCGCAGGCGGAGGGTCAGGCGATCGTCAGCGGCCATTTCCTGCCGGAGGAGAATCCGCAGGACACCCTCGCGGCAGTGAAACCTTTCCTGGCGCAACCGCTTTCATAA
- a CDS encoding type II toxin-antitoxin system VapC family toxin: MTADTIVVDSSVIVAILLEEPEARSFLERLSFSPRNICSAMSFVECVMVLSTRAPGLSLERFTQSLSDFAIDIAPVDPAQASIAAKAFLRFGKGRHPAKLNLGDCFSYALAKSLNAPLLYKGEDFGLTDIAAAVPSQEQRP, from the coding sequence GTGACAGCAGACACGATCGTCGTCGACAGCTCGGTCATCGTTGCAATTTTGCTTGAGGAGCCGGAAGCTCGATCGTTCTTGGAACGGTTGAGCTTCAGCCCTCGAAATATCTGCTCGGCCATGAGCTTCGTGGAGTGCGTCATGGTGCTTTCGACGCGAGCACCCGGGCTATCTCTGGAGCGCTTCACGCAGTCTCTGTCGGATTTCGCCATCGATATCGCTCCTGTCGATCCAGCCCAGGCCTCAATTGCCGCGAAGGCCTTCCTGCGCTTCGGCAAGGGCCGCCACCCGGCCAAGCTCAATCTCGGCGACTGCTTCTCCTATGCTCTTGCCAAATCCTTGAACGCGCCTCTGCTCTACAAGGGCGAGGATTTCGGCCTGACGGACATCGCCGCGGCCGTACCGTCACAGGAGCAGCGGCCATGA
- a CDS encoding type II toxin-antitoxin system VapB family antitoxin gives MAILIKDPDADRIVRELAARTGETITDAVKTAAEERLARLPKPKQGRIDLEKVEKLLAEIRTYRVDDPRTDDEIIGYDENGLPS, from the coding sequence ATGGCCATCCTGATCAAGGATCCCGACGCCGACAGGATCGTAAGAGAGCTCGCCGCTCGGACCGGAGAGACGATCACCGACGCAGTCAAAACGGCAGCCGAGGAACGGCTTGCGCGTCTGCCCAAGCCGAAGCAGGGGCGGATCGATCTGGAGAAGGTCGAGAAACTTCTCGCCGAGATCCGGACCTATCGGGTCGACGATCCGAGAACCGATGACGAGATCATCGGCTATGACGAGAACGGCCTGCCCTCGTGA
- the purD gene encoding phosphoribosylamine--glycine ligase encodes MNILLIGSGGREHALAWAICASPLCDKLFIAPGNPGTAQCGDNVVLDIADHRAVADFCKLQGVGLVVVGPEGPLVDGIVDDLEAAGIKTFGPSRAAAQLEGSKAFTKELCAEFGIPTAAFARFTDEATAKAYVAKTGAPLVIKADGLAAGKGVVMAETVEQANEALAMMFSGGLGAAGAEVVIEEWMIGEEASFFALCDGAHALPLASAQDHKRAFDGDTGPNTGGMGAYSPAPVMTKAMEAQVMTEIIAPTLAGMNQRGTPFKGVLFAGLMITADGPKLIEYNTRFGDPECEVLMPRLKSDLVPALLAARDGVLNAIDLRWSDNVALTVVMAAKGYPGTPEKGSVIEGIDKAAAEKDVLVFHAGTQAKGNDIVANGGRVLNIVALGKSVSEAQAKAYAAVDLIDWPGGFCRRDIGWQAIKREREG; translated from the coding sequence ATGAACATTCTTCTGATCGGGTCCGGTGGGCGCGAGCATGCCCTAGCCTGGGCGATCTGCGCCTCCCCGCTCTGCGACAAGCTTTTCATTGCCCCCGGCAATCCCGGCACCGCCCAATGCGGCGACAATGTCGTGCTGGATATCGCCGATCACCGCGCCGTCGCCGATTTCTGCAAGCTGCAGGGCGTCGGCCTCGTCGTGGTCGGGCCGGAGGGTCCGCTGGTCGACGGTATCGTCGACGATCTCGAAGCCGCGGGGATCAAGACCTTCGGCCCGTCCAGGGCGGCAGCGCAGCTCGAGGGCTCGAAGGCCTTCACCAAGGAGCTCTGCGCCGAGTTCGGCATCCCGACCGCGGCCTTCGCCCGCTTCACCGACGAGGCTACGGCGAAGGCGTATGTCGCGAAGACCGGCGCGCCGCTGGTGATCAAGGCCGACGGGCTCGCCGCCGGCAAGGGCGTGGTCATGGCCGAGACGGTCGAGCAGGCCAATGAGGCGCTGGCGATGATGTTCTCCGGCGGGCTCGGCGCTGCCGGCGCCGAGGTCGTGATCGAGGAGTGGATGATCGGCGAGGAAGCGAGCTTCTTCGCGCTCTGCGACGGCGCGCATGCTCTGCCCCTCGCCTCGGCTCAGGATCACAAGCGCGCCTTCGACGGCGACACCGGCCCGAATACCGGTGGCATGGGCGCTTACTCACCGGCGCCGGTCATGACCAAGGCGATGGAAGCGCAGGTCATGACCGAGATCATTGCGCCGACGCTGGCCGGCATGAACCAGCGCGGCACGCCGTTCAAAGGGGTGCTCTTCGCCGGGCTGATGATCACCGCCGACGGCCCGAAGCTGATCGAATACAACACCCGCTTCGGCGATCCAGAATGCGAGGTGCTGATGCCGCGCCTGAAGAGCGATCTGGTGCCGGCCCTGCTCGCCGCGCGCGACGGCGTGCTGAATGCGATCGACCTGCGCTGGTCCGACAACGTCGCGCTGACGGTGGTGATGGCGGCGAAGGGCTATCCCGGCACGCCCGAGAAGGGCAGCGTCATCGAGGGCATCGACAAGGCTGCCGCCGAAAAGGATGTGCTGGTCTTCCACGCCGGCACGCAGGCGAAGGGCAACGACATCGTCGCCAACGGTGGGCGCGTGCTCAACATCGTCGCGCTCGGAAAGAGCGTCAGCGAGGCGCAGGCCAAGGCTTACGCGGCTGTCGACCTGATCGACTGGCCCGGCGGCTTCTGCCGCCGCGATATCGGCTGGCAGGCGATCAAGCGCGAGCGCGAAGGCTGA
- the xseA gene encoding exodeoxyribonuclease VII large subunit, translating to MDNESPQAPGNAPEWSVSDLSGALKRTLEDAFGFVRVRGEISGYRGPVGSGHVYFSLKDANAKIDAVIWKGVFGRLKTKPQEGLEVIATGKITTFAGKSSYQIIIDSLEPAGIGALMALLEERRKKLAAEGLFDAGRKQLIPFLPRVVGVITSPTGAVIRDILHRLEERFPRQVLVWPVRVQGESSAAEVANAIAGFNALPEGGRIPRPDVIIVARGGGSLEDLMGFNEEVVVRAAAASLIPLVSAVGHETDVTLIDHAADLRAPTPTGAAEKVVPVRVELLGQVTDLSRRLSGATLRLSERRRNDLRALARALPTPENLLAAPRQRLDLAAAKLGPALARNARAYEQRLAQLDRRLHTQSPAAKLKTHAAKLDGLAKLLAAARDKIFLVERNRIARARDNLHSVHTRALPAFARQIQRRRDRLDSVWALAASLGPQAVLARGYALVRDEGGNLLRSAAAARPGLALQVTLADGSFAAIVPGGAVPPQAPRQPTRKAVGGSGQGDLF from the coding sequence ATGGACAACGAATCGCCTCAAGCCCCCGGCAATGCTCCCGAATGGTCAGTCTCCGACCTCTCCGGCGCGCTCAAGCGCACGTTGGAGGATGCCTTCGGTTTCGTGCGCGTACGCGGTGAAATCTCCGGCTATCGCGGCCCGGTCGGCTCCGGCCACGTCTATTTCTCGCTGAAGGACGCCAACGCCAAGATCGACGCGGTGATCTGGAAGGGCGTCTTCGGCCGGCTGAAGACCAAGCCCCAGGAAGGGCTCGAGGTCATCGCCACCGGCAAGATCACCACCTTCGCCGGCAAGTCGAGCTACCAGATCATTATCGATTCGCTGGAGCCGGCCGGCATCGGCGCGCTGATGGCGCTGCTGGAGGAACGCCGCAAGAAGCTCGCGGCCGAGGGCCTCTTCGATGCCGGTCGCAAGCAGCTCATCCCGTTCCTGCCGCGCGTGGTCGGCGTCATCACCTCGCCGACCGGCGCCGTCATCCGTGACATCCTGCACCGGCTGGAGGAGCGCTTCCCTCGTCAGGTCCTGGTCTGGCCGGTGCGTGTCCAGGGCGAGAGCAGCGCGGCCGAGGTCGCCAACGCGATCGCGGGCTTCAACGCGCTGCCCGAAGGCGGGCGCATTCCGCGTCCGGATGTGATCATCGTCGCGCGCGGTGGCGGCTCGCTCGAAGACCTGATGGGCTTCAACGAGGAGGTGGTGGTCCGCGCCGCCGCGGCCTCGCTGATCCCGCTGGTCTCGGCGGTCGGCCACGAGACCGATGTGACCCTGATCGATCACGCCGCCGATCTGCGGGCGCCGACGCCGACCGGCGCGGCTGAGAAGGTCGTGCCGGTGCGGGTCGAATTGCTGGGGCAGGTGACGGATCTTTCCCGGCGGCTCTCCGGAGCGACGCTGCGCCTGTCCGAGCGTCGCCGCAACGATCTGCGCGCGCTCGCCCGCGCCCTGCCGACGCCCGAGAATCTGCTGGCCGCACCGCGTCAGCGGCTCGACCTCGCCGCTGCCAAGCTCGGTCCGGCGCTGGCGCGCAATGCTCGTGCGTACGAGCAGCGTCTCGCCCAGCTCGACCGCCGCCTCCACACGCAGTCGCCAGCGGCAAAGCTCAAGACGCATGCTGCGAAGCTGGATGGTCTTGCTAAGCTCCTCGCGGCTGCTCGCGACAAGATCTTTCTGGTCGAGCGCAACAGGATCGCCAGAGCCCGAGATAATCTTCATTCCGTCCATACACGGGCGCTGCCAGCCTTCGCCCGCCAGATTCAGCGCCGCCGCGACCGGCTCGACAGCGTCTGGGCGCTCGCTGCGTCGTTAGGGCCGCAGGCTGTGCTGGCGCGCGGCTATGCGCTTGTGCGCGACGAGGGCGGCAATCTGCTGCGCAGTGCTGCGGCCGCTCGGCCGGGATTGGCCCTCCAGGTCACGCTCGCCGATGGCAGCTTCGCTGCGATCGTGCCGGGCGGGGCTGTTCCGCCGCAGGCGCCGCGGCAGCCGACCCGCAAGGCGGTCGGCGGGAGCGGGCAGGGCGATCTGTTCTGA
- a CDS encoding SGNH/GDSL hydrolase family protein, whose product MLAPLGLQVQQANATEFVCRPSTLTRDAADLASSWSRGSTPLRILAIGSSSTEGIGASGKDKTYPARLGALLREGLSGRSIEMVNAGIGGETAPQTLSRLKAALSEGRYDLVIWQVGTNDAVTGGDLGTFRQLVADGIAAAKQARTRLVILDPQFYPGIKETARYRAYVDAIAEVARAQAVPVLSRYQAMLSWYQRDADGFMAALAGDRFHMSDAGYGCLAQDIARSLLGDRPAATLTASAR is encoded by the coding sequence ATGCTTGCGCCTCTGGGCCTGCAAGTGCAGCAGGCGAATGCGACCGAATTCGTCTGCAGGCCGTCGACGCTGACGCGCGATGCCGCCGATCTCGCTTCCTCCTGGAGCAGGGGCAGCACCCCCTTGCGCATTCTCGCCATTGGCTCGTCCTCGACCGAAGGCATCGGCGCCAGCGGCAAGGACAAGACCTACCCGGCCCGGCTCGGCGCGTTGTTGCGCGAAGGCCTGTCAGGCCGCTCCATCGAGATGGTCAATGCTGGCATCGGCGGCGAGACGGCGCCGCAGACCTTGTCGCGCCTCAAGGCCGCGTTGTCGGAAGGCCGCTACGATTTGGTGATCTGGCAGGTCGGCACCAACGACGCCGTGACCGGCGGCGATCTCGGCACCTTCCGCCAACTCGTCGCAGACGGCATCGCCGCCGCCAAGCAGGCCCGCACCCGGCTCGTCATCCTCGATCCGCAGTTCTATCCCGGCATCAAGGAAACGGCGCGTTATCGTGCCTATGTCGACGCCATCGCCGAGGTCGCCAGGGCGCAGGCAGTCCCGGTGCTGTCGCGCTATCAGGCGATGCTGAGCTGGTATCAGCGCGATGCGGACGGCTTCATGGCCGCGCTCGCCGGAGACCGGTTTCATATGAGCGATGCCGGTTATGGCTGCCTGGCCCAGGACATCGCCCGCTCACTCCTAGGTGACAGGCCGGCTGCGACGCTCACGGCCTCGGCACGCTGA
- a CDS encoding dienelactone hydrolase family protein — MSSLTRATLLAIGLVSLLAAPAMAGGYERVRIPHDDYQLDGVMFRPTGPGPFPAVVALHGCGGLWREPEKLSMRHSDWGERLAETGLIVLMPDSYGSRGLGSQCGVKDVTIRASRERVGDAMAARRWLQDRPDVRRDAIALLGWSGGGSSVLAAIRKDRRPADRQPDFARAVAFYPGCRLQSESGSFEARLPTLILMGDADDWTPPAPCDFLAKAARARGEPVELVLYPGAVHDFDHPRLDRREKEGVAYSASGTGKVTIGTDPAARADAIKRVKAFLMGR; from the coding sequence ATGTCCAGCCTGACCCGCGCCACCTTGCTGGCGATTGGTCTTGTTTCCCTGCTCGCGGCGCCCGCGATGGCGGGCGGCTATGAACGCGTCCGCATCCCGCATGACGACTATCAGCTCGATGGGGTGATGTTCCGCCCGACGGGCCCGGGGCCGTTTCCCGCTGTCGTCGCGCTGCATGGCTGTGGCGGCCTCTGGCGCGAGCCCGAGAAGCTCTCGATGCGACACAGCGACTGGGGCGAGCGCCTGGCCGAGACCGGACTGATCGTGCTGATGCCGGACAGCTACGGCTCGCGCGGGCTCGGTTCGCAATGCGGTGTCAAGGACGTCACCATCCGCGCCAGCCGCGAACGCGTCGGCGATGCGATGGCGGCGCGGCGCTGGCTGCAGGACCGCCCCGATGTCCGCCGCGATGCGATCGCGCTGCTCGGCTGGTCGGGAGGCGGCTCCAGCGTCCTCGCCGCGATCCGCAAAGACCGTCGGCCGGCCGACCGCCAGCCGGACTTCGCTCGCGCCGTCGCCTTCTATCCCGGCTGCCGGCTGCAATCGGAGTCGGGCAGCTTCGAGGCGAGGCTGCCGACCCTAATCCTGATGGGCGATGCCGACGACTGGACGCCGCCCGCCCCTTGCGACTTCCTCGCCAAGGCCGCCCGCGCCCGCGGCGAGCCGGTTGAGCTCGTGCTCTATCCCGGCGCGGTGCATGATTTCGACCATCCGCGCCTCGACCGGCGCGAGAAGGAAGGCGTCGCCTATTCGGCCTCCGGGACCGGCAAGGTCACGATCGGCACCGACCCAGCCGCACGCGCGGACGCGATCAAGCGGGTCAAGGCCTTCCTGATGGGCAGGTGA
- a CDS encoding DUF2093 domain-containing protein: MNINERLPPSGSEALVDYGHGEFRVVRPGAFVRCAVTGAAIRLEDLRYWSVDWQEAYASPEAVLLRVRRAGRT, from the coding sequence ATGAACATCAACGAACGTCTGCCCCCCTCAGGATCGGAAGCGCTGGTCGATTACGGCCATGGCGAGTTTCGGGTCGTGCGCCCCGGCGCCTTCGTCCGCTGCGCCGTCACCGGCGCCGCGATCCGGCTCGAGGATCTGCGCTACTGGTCGGTCGACTGGCAGGAGGCCTATGCCTCACCCGAGGCGGTGCTATTGCGCGTACGCCGAGCCGGCCGCACCTGA
- the lpxK gene encoding tetraacyldisaccharide 4'-kinase — protein MRAPGFWWRAPPSALARLLQPLGVLYGAITLKRMRRPGAEAGIPVICVGNFVAGGAGKTPTTLALASRLAAMGETPFALTRGYGGRLSGPVQVKPDRHGAVDIGDEPLLLAARLPTIVARERPAGAALAREAGASLVLMDDGLQNPSLHKDLRLAVIDGAVGVGNRLCLPAGPLRAPLAGQLGQADALVVIGEGAAGDHVAAQALTVGKRVLRAKLVPPIDIQAELAGLSVLAVSGIGRPEKFAATLRTAGARLAGERAYGDHHAYSDADVAALIADAKTKACRIAVTEKDMVKLAPLWPAAERSLLLCVPVTLVFEDDAALNALLRNALAKARSGAAGSAYAQ, from the coding sequence ATGCGCGCCCCGGGCTTCTGGTGGCGCGCGCCGCCATCCGCCCTCGCCCGGCTGCTGCAACCGCTCGGGGTGCTCTATGGCGCGATCACGCTGAAGCGCATGCGCCGTCCGGGTGCCGAAGCCGGCATACCGGTGATCTGCGTCGGCAACTTTGTCGCCGGGGGCGCTGGCAAGACGCCGACCACGCTGGCGCTGGCATCCCGGCTCGCCGCGATGGGCGAGACGCCATTCGCCCTGACGCGCGGCTATGGCGGGCGGCTCTCCGGCCCGGTGCAAGTCAAGCCGGACCGGCACGGTGCAGTCGATATCGGCGACGAACCGCTGCTGCTGGCGGCGCGGCTGCCGACGATCGTCGCGCGCGAACGGCCAGCTGGCGCTGCGCTGGCGCGCGAGGCCGGCGCCAGCCTCGTCCTGATGGATGACGGGCTGCAGAATCCGTCGCTGCACAAGGACCTGCGACTGGCGGTCATCGATGGCGCCGTCGGCGTCGGCAACAGACTTTGCCTGCCGGCCGGGCCGCTGCGCGCACCGCTCGCCGGGCAACTCGGGCAGGCCGATGCCCTCGTCGTCATCGGCGAAGGAGCGGCCGGCGACCATGTCGCCGCGCAGGCGCTCACCGTCGGCAAGCGCGTCCTGCGGGCGAAGCTCGTGCCGCCGATCGACATTCAGGCGGAGCTCGCCGGCCTGTCGGTGCTGGCGGTCTCGGGCATCGGCCGGCCCGAGAAATTCGCGGCAACACTGCGCACCGCTGGTGCACGGCTCGCTGGCGAGCGTGCTTATGGCGACCACCATGCCTATTCGGATGCTGACGTCGCGGCGCTGATCGCCGATGCGAAGACGAAGGCCTGCCGCATCGCCGTCACCGAGAAGGACATGGTCAAGCTCGCGCCGCTCTGGCCGGCGGCCGAGCGCTCGCTCCTTCTGTGCGTGCCGGTCACGCTCGTCTTCGAGGATGACGCAGCGCTCAACGCGCTGCTGCGCAATGCCCTCGCAAAGGCCCGCTCAGGTGCGGCCGGCTCGGCGTACGCGCAATAG
- a CDS encoding 3-deoxy-D-manno-octulosonic acid transferase, with translation MIGRSFIIQAYRTLTALLEPVAAGLLLWRRRRGKEDPARLSERRGHPSVERPTKTLVWLHGASVGETVTLLPLIERLQRRGLAVLVTSGTVTSARLLAQRLPAGAIHQFLPLDVPRYMRRFLDHWRPDLGLICESEIWPNLMIEAGKRGVPLVLVNARMSERSFRRWYKFPQTSRYLLSGFDRCLAQSQEDGQRLAQLGAPRVSIAGNLKFDVPAPPADPNTLALLDGLAAGRPVWVAASTHPGEEEDVLAAHLGVRTHLPKLLTIVVPRHPDRGGEVEALAQANDVASARRSLGHLPERDIDFYIADTLGDLGLFYRLAPVAFIGGSLAPIGGHNPIEPAKLGCALLHGPLVHKSADLFAAFDAGGGAIEVADRQELAQAVHRWLSDPAAARQAARAAARTSTELSGALERTVQAIEPLLLRATIGQRESVD, from the coding sequence ATGATCGGCCGCAGCTTCATCATCCAGGCCTACCGGACGCTCACTGCCCTGCTCGAGCCGGTGGCCGCCGGCTTGCTGCTCTGGCGACGCCGGCGCGGCAAGGAGGACCCGGCACGCCTCTCCGAGCGGCGGGGCCATCCGAGCGTCGAGCGGCCGACGAAGACGCTGGTCTGGCTGCACGGCGCCAGCGTCGGCGAAACGGTGACGTTGCTGCCCCTGATCGAGCGGCTGCAGCGGCGCGGGCTCGCCGTGCTGGTGACCTCGGGCACCGTGACCTCGGCGCGGCTCCTGGCGCAGCGCCTGCCGGCTGGGGCGATCCATCAGTTCCTGCCGCTCGACGTGCCGCGCTATATGCGCCGCTTCCTCGACCATTGGCGCCCCGATCTCGGCCTGATCTGCGAATCCGAGATCTGGCCGAACCTGATGATCGAGGCCGGCAAGCGCGGCGTGCCGCTCGTCCTGGTCAATGCGCGCATGTCGGAGCGCTCCTTCCGGCGCTGGTACAAGTTCCCGCAGACCTCGCGCTATCTGCTCTCCGGCTTCGACCGCTGCCTGGCGCAGTCGCAAGAGGACGGGCAGCGCCTCGCCCAGCTCGGCGCGCCACGCGTCAGCATCGCCGGCAACCTGAAATTCGACGTCCCCGCCCCGCCGGCCGATCCCAATACGCTTGCCTTACTTGATGGCCTCGCCGCCGGCCGGCCGGTCTGGGTCGCCGCCTCGACCCACCCGGGCGAGGAGGAGGACGTGCTCGCCGCCCATCTCGGCGTCAGGACGCATCTGCCGAAGCTCCTCACCATCGTCGTGCCGCGCCATCCCGATCGCGGCGGCGAGGTCGAGGCCCTGGCGCAGGCCAACGACGTCGCCAGCGCCCGGCGCTCGCTCGGCCACCTGCCTGAGCGCGACATCGACTTCTACATCGCCGACACTCTCGGCGATCTCGGCCTGTTCTACCGGCTGGCGCCGGTCGCCTTCATCGGCGGCTCGCTCGCCCCCATCGGCGGCCACAACCCGATCGAGCCGGCCAAGCTCGGCTGCGCCCTGCTGCATGGTCCGCTCGTGCATAAATCCGCCGACCTCTTCGCCGCCTTCGATGCCGGCGGTGGCGCAATAGAGGTCGCCGACCGGCAGGAACTGGCCCAGGCCGTGCACCGCTGGCTCAGCGACCCCGCCGCAGCGCGCCAGGCCGCCCGGGCCGCAGCCCGCACCAGCACCGAGCTCAGCGGCGCGCTGGAGCGGACCGTCCAGGCGATCGAGCCGCTGCTGCTGCGCGCCACCATCGGCCAGCGCGAGAGCGTGGACTGA
- a CDS encoding lysophospholipid acyltransferase family protein, with protein sequence MGFSLLKTKFAQEALGRSLAYYLRLVRRTNRFAVEPADVYERVRGELPLIIAMWHGQHVMIPFARPEWMPSCSLVSRHGDGGFNAVALRELGIGAIRGSGASGKKVREKGGAPAFLAMVRRLAAGDTMVLTADIPKRARICGPGIVQLARASGRPIHPIAVVTSRRIDFNSWDRASIGLPFGRGAIVVGDPVWVAREADEATCEAARLAVQAGLDAVHERAYALIGARDPGADLREIQAAKATAKANAA encoded by the coding sequence ATGGGATTTTCGCTGCTCAAGACGAAGTTCGCGCAGGAGGCGCTCGGGCGCAGCCTCGCCTATTATCTGCGCCTGGTCAGGCGCACGAACCGCTTCGCCGTCGAGCCGGCCGACGTCTATGAACGCGTGCGCGGCGAGCTGCCACTGATCATCGCGATGTGGCACGGCCAGCATGTCATGATCCCGTTCGCCCGGCCGGAATGGATGCCGTCCTGCTCGCTGGTCTCGCGCCATGGCGATGGCGGCTTCAACGCCGTCGCGCTGCGCGAGCTCGGCATCGGTGCGATCCGCGGCTCGGGCGCCTCGGGCAAGAAGGTCCGCGAGAAGGGTGGCGCGCCGGCCTTCCTCGCCATGGTCCGCCGGCTCGCCGCCGGCGACACCATGGTGCTGACCGCCGACATTCCCAAGCGCGCCCGCATCTGCGGCCCCGGCATCGTTCAATTGGCACGCGCCTCCGGCCGGCCGATCCATCCGATCGCGGTGGTGACCAGCCGGCGCATCGACTTCAACAGCTGGGATCGCGCCTCGATCGGCCTGCCCTTCGGGCGCGGTGCCATCGTCGTCGGCGATCCGGTCTGGGTTGCGCGTGAGGCGGATGAGGCGACCTGCGAGGCGGCGCGGCTCGCCGTCCAGGCCGGGCTCGACGCCGTGCATGAGCGCGCCTATGCGCTGATCGGCGCGCGCGATCCCGGCGCCGACTTGCGTGAAATCCAGGCTGCCAAGGCAACGGCCAAGGCCAACGCCGCATGA
- a CDS encoding DUF4170 domain-containing protein: MSTSQDNKQLLHLVIGGELSSLDGVEFKDLSKLDIVGVYPNYAAAHAAWKSKAQQTVDQAQTRYFVVHLHRLLDPSTVQN, from the coding sequence ATGAGCACGAGCCAGGACAACAAACAGCTGCTGCACCTCGTGATCGGCGGCGAGTTGAGCTCGCTCGACGGGGTCGAGTTCAAGGATCTATCCAAGCTCGACATCGTCGGCGTGTACCCGAACTACGCCGCCGCCCATGCGGCCTGGAAGTCCAAGGCGCAGCAGACCGTCGATCAGGCCCAGACCCGCTATTTCGTCGTCCACCTGCATCGCCTGCTCGATCCCTCGACGGTTCAGAATTGA
- a CDS encoding 3'(2'),5'-bisphosphate nucleotidase CysQ, with translation MTSTPLPIAGDLLPAVEAACREAGGLALNLFRPGAKTAAKTWSKAGGSPVTEADIGVDTFLHVRLAALLPEAAWLSEETADDTIRLSRRFVWVVDPIDGTRAYMAGSPDWAVCVALLDEGRPVLGVVHAPAGPTTYTAISGGGAHSNGKSIRASGLTTLAGARIAGPKPMLDALARQEDFVAADKIPSLALRLTRIADGTIDAGLVSPDARDWDLAAADLVLKEAGGQVTTSDGEALGYNREIPVHGMLMASGTGLAAPLAQALRRLRESQPQRS, from the coding sequence ATGACATCGACACCTTTACCCATCGCCGGGGATTTGTTGCCCGCCGTCGAGGCCGCTTGCCGAGAGGCCGGCGGACTCGCGCTCAACCTGTTCCGCCCCGGCGCGAAGACCGCCGCCAAGACCTGGTCGAAGGCCGGCGGCTCGCCCGTGACCGAGGCCGATATCGGCGTCGACACCTTCCTGCATGTGCGCCTCGCGGCGCTGCTGCCGGAGGCCGCCTGGCTCTCGGAAGAGACGGCCGACGACACGATCCGCCTGTCACGCCGCTTCGTCTGGGTGGTCGACCCGATCGACGGCACCCGCGCCTATATGGCCGGCTCGCCCGATTGGGCGGTCTGCGTCGCCCTGCTCGACGAGGGGCGTCCCGTCCTCGGCGTAGTGCACGCGCCGGCGGGGCCGACGACCTATACGGCGATCAGCGGCGGTGGAGCGCACAGCAACGGCAAGTCGATCCGCGCGAGCGGGCTCACGACGCTCGCCGGTGCCCGCATCGCAGGCCCAAAACCGATGCTCGACGCGCTCGCCCGCCAGGAGGATTTCGTCGCCGCGGACAAGATTCCGTCGCTGGCACTGCGGCTGACCCGCATCGCCGACGGCACGATCGATGCCGGGCTGGTCTCACCGGATGCGCGCGACTGGGATCTCGCCGCCGCCGATCTCGTGCTGAAGGAGGCCGGCGGGCAGGTCACGACCTCCGATGGCGAGGCCCTCGGCTATAACCGCGAGATACCGGTCCACGGCATGCTGATGGCATCGGGAACCGGCCTCGCAGCACCACTCGCGCAGGCGCTGCGCCGGCTGCGCGAGAGCCAGCCGCAGCGGAGCTGA